A genomic region of Pseudomonas frederiksbergensis contains the following coding sequences:
- the hrpB gene encoding ATP-dependent helicase HrpB has protein sequence MISLPIDEVLPALREALATRHEAVLEAPPGAGKTTRVPLAMLNEPWLAGQTILMLEPRRLAARAAAERLASELGEKVGETVGYRIRLDSKVGPNTRIEVVTEGILTRRLQEDPALDGVGLLIFDEYHERSLDADLALALSLNGRELFRDEQPLKILLMSATLEGERLAGLLNDAPILRSEGRMYPVTMRWGRPFQPGEFIEPRLLQTILDALNDEAGSLLVFLPGQAEIRRVHQQLADALGERSEVLLCPLHGELDLAAQRAAIDPAPPGQRKVVLATNIAETSLTINGVRVVIDAGLARVPRFDPGSGMTRLDTQRISRASATQRAGRAGRLEPGVCYRLWSQDQHEQLAAYASPEILSADLAGLALQLGRWGVLPGQLVWLDVPPAAAYAQAQDLLERLGAVQGSSAEDWKLTRHGQAMAELPAHPRIAHLLLRGQALGLANMACDVAALLGERDILRGAGADLHSRLVLLSGEERAARGAQGGVQRARQLARQYRGYLRGKAEEPVNDPEHPRWLGALLALAYPDRVAQQRRAGGAEYRLANGRAALFAEADSLMKQPWLVIADLGSRQGQREERIYLAADFDPALFDSVLAEQVRCVDQLDWDEREGVLRAERQRKVGELVLSREPLTGLDETARSQALVNLVRRKGLELLPWTPELRQWQARVALLRQLDLSKQDESEWPDVSDAALLASLEHWLMPYLGRVSRLSHFASLDVSSFVHNLLRWPLPQRLDEQAPHHLSVPSGSSIRLDYSEQPPILAVRLQELFGLAETPRIAGGRQVVKLHLLSPARRPVQVTQDLANFWRSTYAEVKKDLKGRYPKHYWPDDPLVAEATARAKPRKS, from the coding sequence ATGATTTCTTTGCCAATTGATGAAGTTTTACCCGCGCTGCGTGAAGCCTTGGCGACACGCCACGAAGCCGTGCTCGAAGCACCACCCGGCGCCGGCAAAACCACCCGCGTGCCGTTGGCGATGTTGAATGAGCCATGGCTGGCCGGGCAAACCATTCTCATGCTTGAGCCGCGTCGGCTGGCAGCGCGGGCGGCGGCCGAACGGTTGGCCAGCGAGCTCGGCGAGAAAGTCGGTGAAACAGTCGGATACCGGATTCGTCTGGACAGTAAGGTTGGACCGAACACGCGCATCGAAGTGGTCACCGAAGGCATCCTCACTCGTCGCTTGCAGGAGGACCCGGCGCTGGATGGCGTAGGTCTGCTGATTTTTGACGAATACCACGAGCGTAGCCTCGATGCTGACCTCGCGCTGGCCCTGAGCCTGAATGGGCGTGAGTTGTTTCGTGATGAGCAGCCGCTGAAGATTCTGTTGATGTCGGCGACGCTTGAAGGCGAGCGCTTGGCCGGTCTGCTGAATGACGCGCCGATCCTGCGCAGCGAAGGTCGCATGTACCCGGTGACGATGCGTTGGGGGCGACCGTTTCAGCCGGGTGAATTCATCGAGCCGCGACTGCTGCAGACCATTCTCGACGCCTTGAATGATGAAGCGGGCAGCCTGTTGGTGTTCCTTCCCGGGCAGGCCGAAATCCGTCGTGTGCATCAGCAGTTGGCCGACGCCCTGGGCGAGCGCTCTGAGGTGCTGCTCTGCCCGTTGCATGGCGAGCTCGATCTGGCGGCGCAACGCGCGGCTATTGACCCGGCGCCACCCGGCCAACGCAAAGTGGTGCTGGCCACTAACATCGCCGAGACCAGTTTGACCATCAATGGCGTGCGGGTGGTCATCGATGCCGGGCTGGCGCGAGTGCCGCGTTTTGACCCCGGCAGCGGCATGACCCGTCTCGACACCCAGCGCATCTCCCGCGCCAGCGCCACCCAGCGTGCCGGCCGCGCAGGACGGTTGGAACCGGGTGTGTGTTATCGGCTGTGGTCGCAGGATCAGCACGAACAACTGGCGGCCTATGCCAGCCCGGAAATTCTCTCGGCAGACCTTGCCGGGCTGGCCTTGCAGCTCGGGCGTTGGGGTGTTCTGCCTGGGCAGTTGGTCTGGCTCGATGTACCCCCGGCGGCGGCTTATGCACAGGCGCAGGACTTGCTCGAACGCCTTGGTGCTGTGCAGGGTTCGTCCGCTGAAGACTGGAAACTCACTCGTCACGGCCAGGCCATGGCCGAGCTGCCGGCCCATCCGCGTATCGCGCATTTGTTACTGCGTGGCCAGGCGTTGGGGCTGGCGAATATGGCCTGCGATGTCGCCGCGTTGCTCGGTGAACGGGATATTTTGCGCGGCGCCGGTGCGGACTTGCACAGTCGTCTGGTGCTGTTGTCCGGCGAAGAACGGGCGGCGCGGGGTGCTCAAGGTGGCGTGCAGCGGGCGCGGCAATTGGCCCGGCAATACCGCGGTTATCTGCGTGGCAAAGCCGAAGAACCGGTCAACGATCCGGAGCATCCGCGCTGGCTCGGCGCGTTGCTGGCGCTGGCCTATCCTGATCGGGTTGCCCAGCAGCGCCGCGCCGGTGGTGCGGAGTATCGTCTGGCCAACGGTCGTGCGGCGTTGTTCGCCGAGGCCGACAGCCTGATGAAACAACCCTGGCTGGTGATCGCCGATCTGGGCAGTCGTCAGGGGCAACGCGAAGAACGGATTTATCTGGCGGCGGATTTTGATCCGGCGCTGTTCGATTCGGTGTTGGCGGAGCAGGTGCGCTGCGTCGACCAGCTCGATTGGGACGAACGCGAAGGCGTGCTGCGGGCCGAGCGACAGCGCAAGGTAGGCGAACTGGTGCTCAGCCGCGAGCCGCTGACCGGCCTCGATGAAACCGCGCGCAGCCAGGCGTTGGTCAATCTGGTGCGCCGCAAAGGGCTGGAGCTGTTGCCGTGGACGCCGGAGCTGCGTCAGTGGCAGGCGCGAGTGGCATTGCTGCGCCAGCTGGATCTGAGCAAGCAGGACGAGAGTGAGTGGCCGGACGTCAGCGACGCGGCGTTGCTGGCCAGCCTGGAACATTGGTTGATGCCGTATTTGGGTCGGGTTTCGCGGCTCAGCCATTTCGCCAGTCTGGACGTGTCGAGCTTTGTGCATAACCTGCTGCGGTGGCCATTGCCGCAACGCCTCGATGAGCAAGCCCCCCATCATCTGAGCGTGCCTTCCGGTTCGTCGATTCGTCTCGATTACAGCGAACAGCCGCCGATTCTCGCGGTGCGTTTGCAGGAGTTGTTCGGCTTGGCCGAAACCCCGCGCATTGCCGGCGGCCGGCAGGTGGTCAAACTGCATTTGTTATCACCGGCACGCCGACCGGTGCAGGTCACCCAGGATCTGGCGAACTTCTGGCGCAGTACGTATGCCGAGGTGAAGAAGGACCTCAAGGGACGCTACCCGAAACATTACTGGCCGGATGACCCATTGGTGGCCGAGGCCACAGCGCGGGCCAAACCGCGTAAAAGCTGA
- a CDS encoding endonuclease/exonuclease/phosphatase family protein encodes MTRLLRYTLLGLLILIGLLLSMLYSLTWRPDAKETLPVSCGTSAPTLVPGQALKVMTWNVQYLAGKRYVFWNDQAQGPDESPTPDDMAFSLDEVARVIRDEQPDLVLLQELDDGAKASDYQNQLKLLQERLADLYPCSTHAFDWKADFIPEPHIFGSVGRQLATLSRYQIEHAERLQLPEAPLNFVSQQFQPKNALLVSYLPLRDGGQMAVLNTHLDRAIQPDETQQTKVAAVAKVLDKYEGHGTPWLIGGDFNLLPLGQYQRLAPEQRRPYSADSALHVLWDKYPMIPTNNEASGVDRDQWLTHYPNDPGLNGPDRTVDYLFYSPRIKRLEAAVRQDDTLRISDHLPVIARFLLPPAP; translated from the coding sequence ATGACCCGTCTACTGCGCTACACCCTGCTGGGCCTGCTGATTCTCATCGGCTTGCTGCTTTCAATGCTCTACAGCCTGACCTGGCGCCCCGATGCCAAGGAAACGCTACCCGTCAGTTGCGGCACCAGCGCCCCCACGCTGGTGCCGGGGCAGGCGCTAAAGGTGATGACCTGGAACGTCCAGTACCTGGCGGGTAAACGCTATGTGTTCTGGAATGACCAGGCCCAAGGCCCCGACGAAAGTCCGACCCCGGATGACATGGCCTTCAGTCTCGACGAAGTGGCACGGGTGATCCGCGATGAGCAGCCAGACCTGGTCCTGCTGCAGGAACTGGATGACGGCGCCAAGGCCAGCGACTACCAAAACCAGCTCAAGCTGCTGCAGGAACGCCTGGCCGACCTCTACCCTTGCAGCACTCACGCCTTCGACTGGAAGGCCGACTTCATTCCAGAGCCGCACATTTTCGGCAGCGTTGGCCGGCAATTGGCGACCTTGAGCCGCTACCAGATCGAACATGCCGAACGCCTGCAACTGCCCGAGGCACCGCTCAACTTCGTCAGCCAGCAGTTTCAACCCAAAAATGCCCTGCTGGTGAGTTACTTGCCGCTGCGCGATGGCGGGCAAATGGCGGTGCTCAACACTCATCTCGATCGGGCGATCCAGCCTGATGAGACGCAGCAAACCAAAGTGGCGGCAGTCGCCAAGGTACTCGACAAGTACGAAGGTCACGGCACGCCATGGCTGATCGGTGGCGACTTCAATCTATTGCCGCTGGGCCAGTATCAACGCCTCGCACCCGAGCAACGCAGACCCTACTCCGCCGACAGCGCGCTGCATGTGCTATGGGACAAGTACCCGATGATCCCAACCAACAACGAGGCCAGCGGTGTCGATCGGGACCAGTGGTTGACCCACTACCCTAACGACCCCGGCCTCAACGGCCCGGATCGCACCGTCGACTATTTGTTCTACAGCCCGCGGATCAAACGGCTGGAAGCCGCGGTGCGACAGGACGACACGTTGCGCATCTCCGATCACTTGCCGGTGATTGCGCGGTTTCTGCTCCCGCCCGCCCCGTAG
- a CDS encoding YciC family protein — MNPLDVLRDSLYFFQRNLGRIVPLCLPLVVLEALLQQLVDHSQGPDAFPGYSVIVGLLVYPLYTAALILFLDARSRGESPRTLDLLSASVSLWPRFALLTAVNTLLILVGLSLYFLPGIWLMVMLAFAEYLLVLRNMQPLQAIRESMRLARGNFLRILLCILCVMGPLWMLKGASMAIYPEPQNPALSLIIESAHSFLQLFTSVVLFRLFMLISDAPDKTEGSA, encoded by the coding sequence ATGAATCCGTTAGACGTACTCCGCGACTCTTTGTACTTTTTCCAGCGCAACCTGGGCCGCATCGTGCCGCTATGTCTGCCTTTGGTGGTGCTCGAAGCCCTGCTTCAGCAACTGGTCGACCATTCTCAGGGGCCAGATGCCTTTCCCGGCTATAGCGTGATTGTCGGGTTGCTGGTGTATCCGCTGTACACCGCCGCGCTGATCCTGTTTCTCGATGCCCGCAGCCGTGGCGAATCGCCGCGCACCCTGGACCTGTTGTCGGCGTCAGTCAGCCTGTGGCCGCGCTTCGCTCTGCTGACGGCGGTCAACACCCTGCTGATTCTGGTGGGGTTGTCGCTGTATTTCCTGCCGGGCATATGGCTGATGGTGATGCTCGCCTTTGCCGAGTACCTGCTGGTGCTGCGCAATATGCAGCCGCTACAGGCCATCAGGGAAAGCATGCGTCTGGCCCGTGGCAATTTCCTGCGCATCCTGCTGTGCATTCTCTGCGTGATGGGCCCGCTGTGGATGCTGAAAGGCGCGAGCATGGCCATCTATCCGGAGCCGCAGAACCCGGCGCTGTCGCTGATCATCGAAAGTGCCCACAGCTTTCTGCAACTGTTCACCAGCGTGGTGCTGTTTCGGCTGTTCATGTTGATCAGCGACGCACCTGACAAAACCGAAGGAAGCGCCTGA